A window of Thermoproteales archaeon genomic DNA:
TATAGCTCATTTTCATTAATAGGTGCTATAATGCAAGGTCCATGGCGATGGTGCAGAAGGCGTAGAGGTAGAGGTAGACCACCAAAGTTTAGGACAATATGGGATAAAGTACCATACGTTACGTTCGTACCGTTCGACGATAGAGGCCTCCCTATTTCAAACGAGCCAATCTATTTATTACCTGACGAGTACGAGGCTTTGAGACTGG
This region includes:
- a CDS encoding DUF134 domain-containing protein — protein: MQGPWRWCRRRRGRGRPPKFRTIWDKVPYVTFVPFDDRGLPISNEPIYLLPDEYEALRLVYLEGLNQNEAAARMNVSRGTLWRSLNNGRKKIVQALVERRPIVLSEV